From a single Hypomesus transpacificus isolate Combined female chromosome 14, fHypTra1, whole genome shotgun sequence genomic region:
- the cspg4 gene encoding chondroitin sulfate proteoglycan 4 isoform X2, producing the protein MAAGMQDYMFLELRNGNLQVRMDMGTGEVALSASPGLQLNNLIEHKVSIKLQDSKLTMMIDDLFSTFIPLDESNDELNVDLGIWLGGTGDLDTPYLNNAIPPFRGCISHVNFESHQFDILEGVPTDCHDTKESCSSEFEAGDGEATSFISPDSFVSFPTWSGASGSPRTLEFLMKTTIEDALLAFHPGLESDFIAVGLVAGNLKGVVDLGRGMLVLDNAKVQLDDDQWHRVRIQIDQSLFEINVDSQIASLPINESERLDLVGNLYLGGIQGKMKDVFREGGFLDRMEEMVTSEAFIGCLGEIKVNQKDRSLQDALVTKDVHVKCEGEDYDYSSYYDGDATTTTAPVRIRYVHVDPNERHCHPTDDMPEEYQNITKLLEINSLLVPEGGEAFLDVNNLSPTFDLSNVGLQQSQIIFTLKSDPWYGLLDMNTNSRRTKTFTLWDVANKKIKYLHDGNEQYRDQIQLDVVAQSNSYLPDCFKSPHQYVLPVDIIPVNDIPQFSGEDIAITQNGRTRFSPNLIHILDSDTRCDDITVSITSEPSRDVGFLENGQQPGVSISEFTCRQLKDGNIYFVHQGGSGAGITLHVSDGQSISQSTSFKLTITQPQLNLVTNTGLLLSQGGHSTIGLKNLAVIAQPRNGDIVYNVTQALRYGELQIITSNDVYKKVTSFHHSDLEQDRLRYVSTDLSEQGRIQIEEIQFDIHLGQFSMWNNTFLVQITPSQIEMSKMVPLQLTGKNQVIKHTELQAEVKGKTVDFESVRYVLVKAPKMGTLQLIGRVLNEDDGFTQQDIWNGHISYNLQVHEAVDSQDQFKFKILVENQYSPVYTYPIQILADSDVPIMTNERLIVLEGGESVLNRDHLWVQTSSSTSFVYRVTQGPKHGRLIREAPHGQPRFEGAIKMFSNEDLLLDRLIYKHDGSDKSDDEFHFFTFKQTSVIQTDGPESVSGVFRITIQSKNDHVPIRVVDKTFNVVRNGKHLLTTDDILFTDEDPGFNDTQLVYVREGILSGYIVSNSDPSQPLFRFTQADLREKNVLFLHHGADRERFQLQVSDGLHKTSALFQIQAGEPYLHVVNNNMVVINHGSTKTLDTSLLSAESNMDIRDASEFLYQVISPPTDGKIIVSGIEASQFTQEDLKKGVVSYEHNDESTRSNDSFGFIVQAKGHSEEGTFRIQIFKQGYVSEPEVIINEILISYEGEHSVLDQDHLRLEQGHLSQAILPEHMVFSIKDPPRLGHVVKLTNDSDSTASPVLDYIDSFTQEDINRGIILYVSASVQGSDAFTVDVSNGFATVEDLQVKIDIVPRLIPVQTANFTVKEGGGKAISTDLVNISHPFYSSANVEFIVEEPPLHGNIRYHGGDEQDLNFFTWEEVKLGHVYYMHDSSESGEDSFTLSASVYEIERRSIPFTLAVTVIPVNDEPPRLTRNTGLELLAGEEADITPNMLNTKDADTPAEDLVYSVESPTNGKVALKESPEESLLNFTQAQITNGEVIFLHEGLDSGGFSFTVTDGEHTSPLYRFVVTARERTITMETQEELMVFPGTRQLISSANLGAVTNEDGHEISYSLIRPPRLGRLIIAKDKNLFEEINHFSQTELEAGAVFYEHQMPEEPFWVVRDSIMLLLSSPPAPAVHHVLPITVSYYAANRNVSSQLWRNKGLEIVQGQRKAIDSTILDASNLLATLSESERVDMDVMFEVHRFPAHGQITLGGLDLPRDTPYFMQEDVMQGDVEYAHDDSGASFDSFGFRVRLNSQGHSVPLPAQSVVLEEIFNISIRRRDSSPPELLTLDMLLEVLQGSMTILTQKHLNTRDEDSTPDEVLFTVTKAPTNGQLLDTQVMDPISEFTQDAVNKGQVGFASDGSLVDGFMEFTVSDGKHRTESYTLHIGVLARKLVLAKALEIQVKQGDDETLVTQDMLKATTGGPIEEDILYKITNVPKFAAVMVDRQPTSAFTQTQINEGRVSVRFIKSTSPRDSVAFVVRSRAANVSSVLNITVKPLVNIAQNPLIPRGATVQLDRKLLDATALANKTRSSPTFSVIQHPRGARFVRAGGSGDGQPGGSGDGQPVDMFTQKELDEGRVALEILNSTERSQGGVDQDEAHFLLKAYGVPPAECVLSFRTSPYNASGVYPVTLLRVPPESNWIDSNDLPGGYPLTTAPGPRWRGNMDWPHGDSLTTASADSASHRKPVLSRRNNLWSILIPILVILLLLLAAMCAYYLVRRNKTGKHNVQMVATSKPKNGEVSTQETFRKTDPANSIPLSNMDSKDADPELLQHCRTTDPAMKKNQYWV; encoded by the exons ATGGCTGCAGGGATGCAAGACTACATGTTCCTAGAACTCCGCAATGGGAATCTACAG GTGAGAATGGACATGGGGACAGGAGAGGTGGCGCTGTCCGCTTCACCAGGGCTGCAGCTGAACAACCTCATCGAGCACAAAGTGTCCATCAAACTTCAGGATTCCAAATTGACCATGATGATTGATGACCTGTTCTCCACGTTCATCCCTTTGGACGAATCCAATGATGAACTCAATGTTGATTTAGGGATTTGGCTGGGAGGCACAGGAGACTTGGACACACCCTACCTCAACAATGCCATTCCACCATTTCGCGGTTGTATTTCCCATGTCAATTTTGAGTCTCACCAATTTGATATTCTTGAAGGTGTGCCAACAGACTGTCACGACACCAAGGAGTCTTGCAGCAGTGAGTTTGAGGCTGGTGATGGGGAGGCCACCAGCTTCATCAGCCCAGATTCTTTTGTGTCCTTCCCTACCTGGAGTGGGGCTAGTGGGAGTCCACGCACTCTGGAGTTCCTCATGAAAACCACCATTGAAGATGCCCTTTTGGCTTTTCACCCTGGACTAGAGTCTGATTTCATTGCTGTTGGTTTGGTCGCAGGCAACCTCAAGGGGGTGGTGGACCTCGGCAGGGGCATGTTGGTACTGGACAACGCCAAAGTGCAGCTAGATGACGATCAATGGCATAGAGTTCGAATTCAAATTGACCAGAGTTTGTTTGAGATTAACGTGGATAGTCAGATTGCTTCCCTCCCTATAAATGAATCTGAGAGATTAGATTTAGTTGGTAATCTATATTTGGGAGGTATTCAGGGCAAGATGAAGGATGttttcagggagggggggttcttGGATCGCATGGAGGAGATGGTAACATCAGAAGCTTTTATCGGATGCTTAGGTGAAATAAAAGTTAATCAAAAGGATAGAAGCCTGCAAGATGCTCTTGTGACCAAGGACGTTCATGTAAAATGCGAAGGAGAGGACTACGACTACTCAAGTTATTACGACGGTGAtgcaaccacaaccacagccCCTGTCAGGATCCGATACGTTCATGTGGACCCCAATGAAAGACACTGCCACCCAACAGACGACATGCCTGAGGAATACCAGAACATCACTAAACTTCTTGAAATCAACTCTTTGCTTGTGCCTGAGGGTGGGGAAGCTTTTTTAGATGTTAACAACCTGAGCCCCACATTTGACTTAAGTAACGTTGGACTCCAACAATCTCAGATCATCTTCACTCTTAAGAGTGATCCTTGGTATGGACTGCTTGATATGAACACCAACAGTAGACGTACGAAGACGTTCACTCTCTGGGATGTGGCCAACAAGAAAATTAAGTATCTCCATGATGGTAATGAACAATATAGAGATCAAATCCAATTAGATGTCGTAGCTCAGAGCAACAGCTACCTCCCAGACTGCTTCAAAAGTCCCCATCAGTATGTCCTTCCAGTTGATATAATTCCTGTCAATGACATACCTCAATTTAGTGGAGAAGACATTGCCATCACCCAAAATGGACGCACTCGCTTCAGTCCTAACCTTATACACATTTTAGATTCAGACACTCGCTGTGATGATATAACAGTAAGTATAACTTCTGAACCTTCCAGAGATGTGGGTTTCTTGGAAAATGGACAGCAACCTGGGGTAAGCATTAGTGAGTTTACTTGCAGGCAGTTAAAAGATGGTAATATATACTTTGTCCACCAAGGTGGTAGTGGAGCAGGAATAACTCTGCATGTATCTGATGGTCAATCAATAAGTCAATCCACTTCTTTCAAGTTGACCATCACACAACCCCAACTGAACCTTGTGACGAATACAGGCCTTCTTTTGTCTCAAGGAGGCCACTCCACAATAGGGTTAAAAAACTTGGCTGTCATTGCTCAACCCCGTAATGGAGATATAGTTTATAATGTCACACAGGCACTAAGATATGGAGAATTGCAGATTATCACAAGCAATGACGTGTATAAAAAGGTGACATCCTTTCACCACTCGGATTTGGAGCAAGATCGTCTTAGGTACGTTAGCACAGATTTATCGGAACAGGGCAGAATTCAGATTGAGGAAATTCAATTTGACATTCATCTTGGACAGTTCTCCATGTGGAACAACACCTTCTTAGTCCAAATCACCCCCTCACAAATAGAAATGTCCAAAATGGTTCCCCTACAGCTGACAGGCAAGAATCAGGTCATAAAACACACCGAGCTACAGGCAGAGGTAAAAGGAAAGACTGTAGACTTTGAATCTGTGAGATATGTCCTCGTCAAGGCCCCAAAAATGGGTACTCTCCAACTGATTGGCAGGGTGCTGAATGAGGACGATGGCTTCACCCAACAGGACATCTGGAATGGCCACATCAGCTACAACCTCCAGGTGCATGAAGCTGTTGACAGCCAGGACCAGTTCAAGTTTAAGATCCTTGTCGAAAACCAGTACTCACCTGTGTATACCTACCCAATCCAAATCCTTGCTGACTCTGACGTTCCAATCATGACAAATGAAAGATTGATTGTTTTAGAAGGTGGGGAGAGTGTTCTGAACAGAGACCATCTCTGGGTTCAGACATCCAGCTCAACATCCTTTGTTTACCGGGTGACACAAGGCCCCAAGCATGGTCGACTCATCAGGGAGGCCCCACATGGACAGCCCAGGTTTGAAGGTGCAATCAAAATGTTCAGCAATGAAGACCTTTTGCTTGACAGGCTAATCTACAAACATGATGGCTCAGACAAAAGTGATGATGAGTTTCATTTCTTCACATTCAAACAGACTTCTGTCATCCAAACAGATGGTCCAGAATCCGTGAGTGGAGTTTTCAGAATAACCATTCAGTCGAAGAATGATCATGTTCCGATCAGGGTTGTGGATAAAACCTTCAACGTGGTCCGGAACGGCAAGCATTTGTTGACTACTGATGACATTTTATTTACAGATGAAGACCCGGGTTTTAATGACACCCAGCTGGTCTACGTTCGTGAGGGCATCCTCTCAGGATACATAGTCTCAAACTCTGACCCATCCCAGCCCCTCTTCCGTTTCACCCAAGCAGACCTGAGGGAGAAGAATGTTCTGTTTTTGCACCATGGAGCAGACCGTGAACGTTTCCAGCTTCAGGTGTCTGACGGCCTCCACAAGACCAGCGCTCTTTTCCAAATCCAGGCGGGTGAGCCCTACTTGCATGTGGTCAACAACAACATGGTGGTCATAAATCATGGTAGCACCAAGACCCTTGACACCTCACTTTTGAGTGCAGAGTCCAACATGGACATCAGAGATGCCAGTGAGTTCCTCTATCAGGTGATATCGCCCCCTACAGATGGAAAGATCATAGTAAGCGGGATTGAGGCTTCTCAGTTCACCCAAGAAGATCTGAAAAAGGGTGTGGTGTCATATGAGCACAATGATGAGAGCACGAGATCCAATGACTCTTTTGGTTTCATTGTGCAAGCTAAAGGTCATTCTGAGGAAGGCACTTTTAGGATACAGATATTCAAGCAAGGTTACGTGTCTGAACCTGAGGTCATCATCAATGAGATCCTCATCTCCTACGAGGGAGAACACAGTGTGCTGGACCAGGATCATCTGAGG CTAGAGCAAGGCCATCTCTCCCAGGCCATCCTGCCTGAACACATGGTTTTTAGCATCAAGGACCCTCCTCGCCTTGGTCACGTGGTCAAGCTGACTAACGACTCAGACAGCACAGCTTCCCCAGTCTTGGACTACATTGATTCCTTTACCCAGGAGGACATCAACAGGGGGATCATTCTTTATGTGTCTGCATCTGTTCAG GGCAGTGATGCCTTCACGGTGGACGTCAGTAATGGTTTCGCCACAGTAGAAGACCTGCAAGTGAAGATAGACATTGTGCCTCGGCTCATCCCTGTCCAGACCGCCAACTTCACTGTGAAGGAAGGTGGTGGGAAGGCTATTTCCACGGATCTTGTCAATATCTCACACCCCTTCTACAGTTCAGCTAATGTGGAGTTCATTGTGGAAGAGCCACCTCTGCATGGAAATATTCGTTACCATGGTGGAGATGAGCAAGACCTCAACTTCTTCACCTGGGAAGAG GTGAAGCTTGGCCATGTCTACTATATGCATGACAGCTCAGAGAGTGGTGAGGACAGTTTCACCCTCTCCGCCTCAGTCTATGAGATTGAGCGTCGCAGTATTCCCTTTACCCTCGCCGTGACTGTCATCCCGGTTAATGACGAGCCACCCAGACTAACACGAAACACTGGACTGGAG CTCCTggctggagaggaggcagaCATCACACCTAACATGTTGAACACTAAAGATGCAGATACCCCTGCAGAAGACTTGGTATATTCTGTTGAGTCCCCAACCAATGGAAAAGTAGCCCTGAAAGAATCCCCTGAAGAAAGCCTCCTAAACTTTACACAGGCTCAAATTACTAATGGAGAGGTGATTTTCCTCCACGAAG GGCTGGATTCCGGAGGCTTCAGTTTCACCGTGACAGATGGAGAGCACACGTCACCACTCTACCGCTTCGTCGTCACGGCAAGAGAGCGCACcatcaccatggaaacacagGAGGAGCTGATGGTATTTCCAG GAACAAGACAACTTATCTCCAGCGCCAATCTGGGGGCAGTGACCAACGAGGACGGACATGAGATCAGCTACTCTCTCATACGGCCGCCTCGTCTAGGAAGACTCATCATAGCAAAGGACAAGAATCTGTTTGAGGAGATTAACCACTTTTCTCAAACAGAG ttGGAGGCAGGTGCTGTGTTCTATGAGCACCAGATGCCTGAGGAACCCTTCTGGGTGGTGAGAGACTCCATCATGCTCCTCCTGTCCTCGCCACCAGCCCCGGCGGTCCATCATGTCCTCCCCATCACCGTCTCCTACTATGCAGCTAACCGCAATGTCTCCTCACAGCTCTGGAGGAACAAAG GTCTGGAAATTGTGCAAGGTCAGAGGAAAGCCATTGACAGTACCATCTTGGATGCCTCCAACCTGCTGGCAACCTTATCAGAGTCAGAACGGGTGGATATGGATGTGATGTTTGAGGTTCACCGCTTCCCAGCCCATGGACAAATTACGCTGGGAGGtctggatctgcccagagacaCCCCATATTTCATGCAGGAAGATGTTATGCAGGGTGACGTGGAATATGCCCATGATGACTCTGGAGCCTCTTTTGACAGCTTTGGATTCCGAGTGCGTTTGAATTCCCAGGGTCATAGCGTGCCGCTGCCTGCTCAGTCAGTGGTCCTTGAAGAAATCTTCAACATCTCCATCCGCCGCCGTGACTCCAGTCCCCCTGAGCTGCTCACTTTGGACATGCTCTTGGAGGTTCTCCAAGGTTCCATGACCatcctcacacagaaacacctcaACACCAGGGATGAGGACAGTACCCCCGATGAGGTGCTCTTCACCGTCACTAAAGCCCCGACCAACGGGCAGCTGTTGGATACGCAGGTGATGGATCCCATCTCGGAGTTCACCCAGGATGCAGTAAACAAGGGTCAAGTTGGATTTGCCAGTGATGGCAGCCTGGTTGATGGTTTCATGGAGTTTACAGTGTCAGACGGGAAACACCGCACAGAGTCTTACACGCTTCACATCGGCGTGCTGGCACGGAAGCTAGTTCTGGCCAAAGCTCTAGAGATCCAGGTAAAGCAGGGAGATGATGAGACACTGGTGACACAGGACATGCTTAAGGCTACCACGGGAGGTCCAATCGAGGAGGACATCCTCTACAAGATCACCAACGTCCCAAAGTTTGCTGCTGTTATGGTGGATCGCCAACCCACTTCTGCCTTCACCCAAACACAGATCAACGAAGGACGCGTTAGTGTTCGTTTCATCAAGTCAACGTCACCACGAGACAGTGTGGCCTTTGTGGTCAGGAGTCGAGCAGCCAATGTCTCGTCTGTCCTCAACATCACAGTCAAACCACTTGTCAACATTGCCCAGAATCCTCTCATACCGCGCGGTGCCACTGTTCAACTGGACAGGAAGCTGCTGGATGCTACAGCTCTGGCCAATAAGACCAGGTCGTCCCCGACGTTCAGCGTCATCCAGCATCCTCGAGGGGCTCGTTTTGTGAGGGCTGGAGGGTCTGGAGACGGCCAGCCTGGAGGGTCTGGAGACGGCCAGCCTGTCGACATGTTCACCCAGAAGGAGCTGGACGAGGGTCGGGTGGCTCTGGAGATCCTGAACAGCACGGAGAGATCACAAGGTGGTGTAGATCAGGACGAGGCTCATTTCCTCCTCAAGGCCTATGGGGTCCCTCCTGCTGAATGTGTCTTGTCGTTCAGAACCTCGCCCTACAACGCCTCAGGGGTATACCCTGTCACACTCCTTAGAGTCCCTCCAGAGTCCAATTGGATTGACAGCAATGACCTCCCCGGTGGATATCCACTCACCACTGCCCCAGGCCCCCGATGGAGGGGGAACATGGACTGGCCCCACGGAGACAGCCTCACCACTGCCTCTGCTGACTCTGCCTCACACAGGAAACCAGTTCTGTCACGTCGAAACAACCTCTGGTCCATCCTCATCCCCATCCTGGTcatccttctcctgctcctcgcAGCGATGTGTGCGTACTACTTAGTGCGTCGCAACAAGACTGGCAAGCACAACGTACAGATGGTGGCGACCTCCAAGCCCAAAAATGGAGAGGTCAGTACTCAGGAGACTTTTAGGAAAACTGACCCAGCGAACAGCATTCCTCTGTCCAACATGGACTCCAAAGATGCAGATCCAGAGTTACTGCAGCACTGTCGGACAACAGACCCGGCCATGAAAAAGAACCAGTACTGGGTATGA